From the genome of Pseudomonas sp. gcc21, one region includes:
- the flgM gene encoding flagellar biosynthesis anti-sigma factor FlgM, whose protein sequence is MVINFNTANGANSAGRTAQADAAAGKRDVAVENNVTDKPGVDKSAPGESSVKLSDQAQQMKSIEARLKDLPEVDSERVAQLKQAIADGSYKPDSGRIADKLLGLED, encoded by the coding sequence ATGGTTATCAACTTCAACACCGCCAACGGAGCCAACAGCGCCGGGCGCACAGCCCAGGCCGACGCGGCTGCAGGCAAACGCGACGTGGCGGTGGAAAACAACGTAACTGACAAGCCGGGCGTGGATAAATCCGCTCCGGGGGAGTCGTCAGTCAAGCTGAGCGATCAGGCTCAGCAAATGAAATCAATCGAAGCACGGCTAAAGGACTTGCCGGAAGTGGACAGCGAACGGGTAGCGCAGCTCAAACAAGCAATAGCTGATGGCAGTTACAAGCCGGACAGCGGCCGCATTGCCGATAAACTGTTGGGTCTGGAAGACTGA
- the flgA gene encoding flagellar basal body P-ring formation chaperone FlgA, which translates to MRFSTHCAALTMLFSASLSASPLINQLIGATTAFLEGEIQTHLQQSTRQARYSIEVNRLDPRLRLAVCPDEALKASLESPAVPVGRVTVRLSCESDVRWRLFVPAQVSLFEDVLVAVRPMGRQEVIGAGDVALVERDTGLLNGAYLTDPQQAVGMRLRRPVAADTVVSPAQLEQDEIVKRGDKVVISAANTQISVKMPGEALEGGTVGAQIRVRNTRSGRTVSARVVAPGQVSVAM; encoded by the coding sequence ATGCGTTTCAGTACTCACTGCGCCGCGCTGACCATGCTGTTCTCTGCGAGCCTGTCTGCCAGCCCGCTTATAAATCAGCTTATCGGCGCGACTACGGCTTTTCTTGAGGGCGAAATTCAAACGCATCTGCAGCAGAGCACTCGACAGGCTCGCTACAGTATCGAGGTCAATCGCCTGGATCCGCGTTTACGACTCGCCGTCTGCCCGGACGAGGCACTGAAAGCCAGTCTGGAAAGCCCTGCCGTGCCGGTGGGCCGCGTCACGGTGCGCCTTTCCTGCGAGAGCGACGTGCGATGGCGATTGTTCGTACCTGCGCAGGTCAGTCTGTTTGAGGATGTTCTGGTCGCCGTGCGTCCGATGGGCCGGCAGGAGGTAATCGGTGCCGGTGATGTCGCCTTGGTCGAACGCGATACAGGCTTGCTCAATGGCGCTTATCTGACCGATCCGCAACAGGCGGTGGGCATGCGTCTGCGCAGGCCAGTCGCCGCCGATACCGTTGTCAGTCCAGCGCAACTGGAGCAGGATGAAATCGTCAAACGCGGAGACAAGGTCGTGATCAGCGCCGCCAATACGCAGATATCGGTGAAGATGCCCGGAGAAGCGCTGGAAGGCGGCACGGTGGGCGCACAAATCCGCGTCAGGAACACGCGCTCCGGCCGTACGGTCAGCGCAAGGGTTGTCGCCCCGGGTCAGGTGTCGGTGGCAATGTGA
- a CDS encoding chemotaxis protein CheV, whose protein sequence is MAGVMDSVNQRTQLVGENRLELLLFRLAGGQLYGINVFKVKEILQCPKLTVLPRLNSVVRGVAHIRGGTLPIIDLRKAIGGPGLADLANTFVIITEYNYRVQGFLVSGVERIVNLNWSEIHPPPRGSGRDHYLTAVTRVDDRLVEIIDVERILAEVVPLQENVSAGVIDEQAQAAAVSRKVLIVDDSSVARKQVSRCLQEVGVEIVALNDGRQALNWLKALADSGEDVSQSLLMMISDIEMPEMDGYTLTAEVRNDPRLHGLHVILHTSLSGVFNQAMVKKVGADDFLAKFKPDELARRVIDRLHAPRGGPV, encoded by the coding sequence ATGGCTGGCGTAATGGACTCGGTCAATCAGCGCACCCAGCTGGTTGGCGAGAATCGCCTCGAATTGCTGCTGTTCCGTCTGGCCGGCGGCCAGCTTTACGGCATCAACGTGTTCAAGGTCAAAGAAATTCTGCAGTGCCCGAAGCTGACGGTACTTCCACGACTGAATTCAGTGGTACGCGGAGTCGCACATATCCGTGGCGGTACCTTGCCGATCATTGATTTGCGCAAGGCCATCGGCGGGCCGGGTCTGGCTGACCTGGCCAATACTTTCGTGATCATCACCGAATATAATTACCGGGTTCAGGGCTTCCTGGTCAGCGGCGTCGAACGCATCGTCAATCTGAACTGGTCCGAAATTCATCCACCGCCCCGGGGCAGTGGTCGTGATCATTACCTGACCGCAGTGACGCGGGTCGATGATCGCCTGGTCGAGATCATTGATGTGGAGCGGATTCTGGCCGAAGTGGTGCCATTGCAGGAGAATGTCAGCGCTGGCGTGATTGATGAGCAGGCTCAGGCTGCGGCGGTTTCACGCAAGGTATTGATCGTTGATGATTCATCAGTGGCACGAAAGCAGGTGTCTCGTTGTCTGCAGGAAGTAGGGGTGGAGATCGTCGCCCTTAATGACGGACGCCAGGCGCTGAACTGGCTGAAAGCGCTGGCTGATTCCGGCGAAGACGTGTCGCAGAGCTTGCTGATGATGATCTCGGATATTGAAATGCCCGAGATGGACGGGTATACCCTCACCGCAGAGGTGCGGAACGATCCGCGACTCCATGGCTTGCACGTTATTTTGCACACATCCTTGTCCGGTGTATTCAACCAGGCGATGGTAAAAAAGGTAGGCGCGGATGATTTTCTCGCAAAATTCAAACCAGACGAGCTTGCCCGTCGGGTCATCGACAGGCTGCACGCGCCGCGTGGGGGGCCAGTTTGA
- a CDS encoding protein-glutamate O-methyltransferase CheR, with amino-acid sequence MTSEQQHFHQFRDFLEKSCGIVLGDNKQYLVASRLNRLMEQQGINHLGELVQRIQSQPRGGLKESVIDAMTTNETLWFRDGYPFEVLKNRLIPDFIKSNPGQRLRIWSAACSSGQEPYSLSMAIDEFERSDPGQLRSGASIVATDLSGGILTAARNAEYDSLSIGRGLAQDRLVRYFDQSSPGKWRVKAPIRSRVEFRALNLLESYAILGKFDIVFCRNVLIYFSAERKKDILRRIHATLKPGGYLMLGASEALNGLPELYQMVQCNPGIVYQAK; translated from the coding sequence TTGACATCTGAACAGCAGCATTTCCATCAGTTTCGTGATTTCCTCGAGAAATCATGCGGTATCGTTCTGGGCGATAACAAACAGTACCTGGTCGCCAGCCGGCTCAACCGACTGATGGAGCAGCAGGGTATCAATCACCTGGGTGAGCTGGTCCAGCGTATCCAGAGCCAACCCCGTGGAGGACTGAAGGAATCGGTCATCGACGCGATGACGACTAACGAAACCCTCTGGTTTCGTGATGGTTATCCCTTCGAGGTGCTCAAGAACCGACTGATACCGGATTTCATCAAGTCCAACCCCGGTCAGCGTTTGCGTATCTGGTCCGCTGCGTGCTCTTCAGGGCAGGAGCCCTATTCGCTGAGCATGGCGATTGACGAGTTCGAGCGCAGCGATCCCGGTCAGCTGCGCTCCGGTGCAAGTATCGTTGCGACTGATCTCTCCGGCGGGATTTTGACGGCAGCCAGAAACGCGGAGTACGACAGCCTTTCTATTGGCAGGGGTTTGGCCCAGGACCGATTGGTTCGTTATTTCGACCAGTCGTCACCGGGAAAATGGCGAGTCAAGGCTCCCATCCGCAGCCGCGTCGAATTTCGCGCGCTGAATTTGCTGGAGAGCTATGCGATCCTGGGCAAGTTCGACATCGTATTTTGCCGGAACGTGCTTATCTATTTTTCCGCCGAACGCAAGAAGGACATCCTCAGGCGCATCCATGCGACCCTGAAGCCCGGCGGTTATCTGATGCTGGGTGCATCGGAGGCGCTGAACGGCCTCCCTGAGCTGTATCAGATGGTGCAGTGCAATCCGGGGATTGTGTACCAGGCCAAGTAA
- the flgB gene encoding flagellar basal body rod protein FlgB: protein MSLSFDRALGLHEKALGFRADRAAVLANNIANADTPGYKARDVDFAAVLEAEKTGASKPFKAIQTHSQHLAAEGFIDQAAGLRYRIAAQPSIDGNTVDTQVEQARYAENAIEFQASFTFLNSKFKGLMTALRGD, encoded by the coding sequence ATGAGCTTGAGTTTCGACCGAGCACTGGGGTTGCACGAAAAGGCGCTGGGCTTCAGGGCCGATCGCGCTGCCGTGCTTGCCAACAATATTGCCAACGCCGATACCCCCGGCTACAAGGCGCGGGATGTGGATTTTGCGGCCGTTCTCGAAGCTGAGAAAACCGGAGCAAGCAAACCTTTCAAGGCAATCCAGACTCACTCGCAGCATCTGGCGGCGGAAGGGTTTATCGACCAGGCCGCGGGGCTGCGTTACCGCATCGCCGCGCAGCCGTCCATCGATGGCAATACGGTTGATACCCAGGTCGAGCAGGCCAGATACGCCGAGAACGCTATCGAATTCCAGGCCAGCTTCACCTTCCTCAACAGCAAGTTCAAGGGGCTGATGACAGCCCTGCGCGGAGATTGA
- the flgC gene encoding flagellar basal body rod protein FlgC, which produces MSLSQVFNIAGSGMSAQSLRLNTVASNIANAETVSSSVDETYRARNPVFATVFSQQQNIGGGSLFAPEHEAGSGVEVRGIVESDAALQPRYQPDHPMADEEGYVFYPNVNVVEEMANMMSASRSYQTNVEIMNTAKTMLQRVLTLGQ; this is translated from the coding sequence ATGTCCCTTAGCCAGGTTTTCAACATCGCCGGTTCCGGCATGAGCGCCCAGTCACTGCGGCTCAACACCGTCGCCAGCAACATCGCCAACGCCGAAACGGTTTCAAGCAGCGTCGACGAAACCTACCGCGCGCGGAATCCGGTCTTCGCCACCGTATTCAGTCAGCAACAAAACATCGGTGGCGGGTCGCTGTTTGCACCTGAGCATGAGGCGGGCAGCGGGGTAGAGGTGCGCGGTATCGTCGAATCGGACGCAGCGCTTCAGCCTCGCTATCAGCCTGACCACCCGATGGCTGACGAGGAAGGGTACGTGTTTTATCCCAACGTGAACGTGGTTGAAGAGATGGCCAACATGATGTCCGCCTCGCGCTCCTATCAGACCAACGTTGAAATCATGAACACCGCCAAAACCATGCTGCAGCGCGTGCTGACGCTGGGCCAGTAA
- the flgD gene encoding flagellar hook assembly protein FlgD, with protein MSVSNNLAVGDSLLDQYKVDQSRFAKGDELGKNEFMNLLVAQMNNQDPLSPQDNGEFIAQLAQFSTVEGIENMNTSMDSLLSGYQSSQALQASSLVGRSVIVPTMNAMVDTQEGVEGQLALTQRSDNVSVNVYDEKGSLVSTVNMGAKEAGMLDFKWDGKNGSGETLPAGKYKFEAQASINGENKQLATLLPANVDSVSLGMGKGGEMVLNLAGLGSIGLSEVLTISK; from the coding sequence ATGAGTGTCAGTAACAATCTCGCCGTTGGCGACAGCCTGCTGGATCAGTACAAGGTCGACCAGTCGCGTTTCGCCAAAGGTGACGAGCTCGGCAAGAACGAGTTCATGAACCTGCTGGTCGCGCAGATGAATAACCAGGATCCGCTGTCGCCCCAGGACAACGGCGAGTTCATCGCGCAGCTGGCGCAGTTCAGTACCGTCGAAGGTATTGAGAACATGAATACCTCCATGGATTCGCTGCTCAGCGGCTATCAGTCTTCCCAGGCCTTGCAAGCGTCGTCGCTGGTCGGACGCAGTGTCATCGTGCCGACCATGAACGCCATGGTCGATACGCAGGAAGGTGTCGAGGGGCAACTGGCGCTGACGCAGCGCAGCGACAACGTTTCGGTCAACGTCTATGACGAAAAAGGCAGCTTGGTTTCAACAGTGAACATGGGCGCGAAAGAAGCCGGCATGCTGGACTTCAAATGGGACGGCAAGAACGGCAGCGGCGAAACCTTGCCGGCCGGCAAATACAAATTCGAAGCTCAGGCCTCCATAAATGGTGAGAACAAACAGCTCGCAACCCTGCTGCCAGCCAATGTCGACAGCGTGTCGCTTGGCATGGGCAAGGGTGGCGAGATGGTTCTCAATCTGGCCGGACTCGGCAGTATCGGTCTTTCTGAAGTTCTGACTATCAGCAAATAA
- a CDS encoding flagellar hook protein FlgE, with product MSFNTGLSGIRAAASELNITGNNIANAGTVGFKGSRAEFADVYAASVLGTGSNAVGSGVATGDVAQLFNQGAVNFTENSLDLAINGNGFFVTSNNGALSYTRAGYFGTDSQGNIVNNFGERLQGFGVNEATGTINEGVQTDLRVDTKAANPRATLNVASTLNLNSTSVRQPIWEQAFEAARTAALAPTPEQITAAENAGQAAYDGVVLSDPPTEQELAAAESARQTAYDQHIANLPAPTADQVAAAEVAGRTAATNTFDPANSATYNSSTSVNVYDSQGNPHVMTKYFVKTSGNNWDMHVRIGGQPVGVNGDAGPMRLQFDASGKLQTEQPIQVTGWNPLDKNGQPTGANSNVTFNLDLEGSTQYAASFAVTAVSQDGYTTGDLAGLEINDEGLLVARYTNGQTKVQGQLALATFANQQGLTPLGKTAWAQSSDSGEPVIGKPGAGTLGRVQSGALEQSNVDLSEQLINLIVAQRNYQANSKTIQTEDAVTQTIINLR from the coding sequence ATGTCTTTCAATACAGGTTTGAGTGGTATCCGGGCGGCGGCATCCGAGCTGAATATCACCGGTAACAACATCGCCAACGCCGGCACGGTGGGGTTCAAGGGTTCACGTGCCGAGTTCGCAGATGTCTATGCAGCCTCAGTTTTAGGCACGGGCAGCAATGCAGTCGGTAGTGGTGTCGCTACTGGTGATGTCGCGCAGCTGTTCAACCAGGGTGCAGTCAACTTCACCGAGAACAGTCTGGACCTGGCCATCAACGGCAACGGCTTCTTTGTCACCAGCAACAACGGTGCGCTGAGTTATACCCGTGCCGGTTACTTTGGCACTGACAGCCAGGGCAATATCGTCAATAACTTTGGTGAGCGGTTGCAGGGCTTTGGCGTCAACGAAGCGACCGGCACCATCAATGAAGGTGTACAGACGGATTTAAGAGTGGATACCAAGGCGGCTAATCCGCGGGCGACTTTGAATGTGGCCTCCACGCTCAACCTGAATTCGACAAGCGTACGTCAGCCGATATGGGAGCAGGCTTTCGAGGCCGCCCGTACCGCTGCGTTGGCGCCGACACCTGAACAAATCACCGCCGCAGAAAATGCGGGGCAAGCTGCCTACGATGGGGTCGTCTTGTCAGATCCGCCTACCGAACAGGAGCTGGCAGCTGCCGAGAGCGCTCGCCAAACTGCTTATGATCAACACATTGCCAACCTGCCGGCACCCACTGCGGATCAAGTTGCTGCTGCCGAGGTCGCGGGCAGAACAGCTGCAACCAATACCTTCGACCCGGCTAACTCCGCCACCTACAACAGCTCTACCTCGGTAAACGTTTACGACAGCCAGGGTAACCCGCACGTCATGACCAAGTATTTCGTCAAGACCAGTGGCAACAACTGGGATATGCATGTGCGGATCGGTGGCCAACCAGTAGGTGTGAATGGTGACGCCGGGCCTATGCGGCTGCAGTTCGATGCATCCGGCAAGCTCCAGACCGAGCAGCCGATCCAGGTTACTGGCTGGAATCCGCTGGACAAGAACGGTCAGCCCACCGGAGCTAACTCGAACGTAACCTTCAATCTCGACTTGGAGGGCTCTACCCAATACGCAGCCAGCTTCGCAGTCACCGCGGTCTCCCAGGATGGCTACACCACCGGTGATCTGGCTGGTTTGGAAATCAACGATGAGGGTTTGCTGGTAGCGCGGTACACGAACGGACAGACGAAGGTGCAAGGACAGCTGGCATTGGCTACCTTCGCAAATCAGCAAGGGCTAACCCCGCTTGGCAAGACGGCGTGGGCGCAATCCTCCGATTCCGGTGAGCCGGTCATCGGCAAGCCGGGTGCGGGTACGCTGGGTCGAGTTCAGTCCGGGGCGCTGGAGCAGTCCAACGTTGATCTGTCGGAGCAGTTGATCAATCTGATCGTCGCCCAGCGCAACTATCAGGCGAACTCTAAAACCATTCAGACCGAAGATGCGGTGACCCAGACGATCATCAACCTGCGTTAA
- the flgF gene encoding flagellar basal-body rod protein FlgF, with product MDKSLFISMTGASQNMLAQGAHANNLANVSTPGFQRDFEQARSMQVFGETHPTRVYAMTERAGTDLSGGPLMETGRELDIAIEGDGWIAVQAPDGGEAYTRAGSLNIDTFGILRTSSGMPVLGNGGPIALPPSDKIEIGTDGTITVRAQGEAPNVLAEIDRIKLVNPPGDLMRKGDDGLMRVEGQLEQPADGAIKITTGFLEGSNVNAVEEMTSMLSLARQFELHIKMMRTTEENAQSTNKILQIS from the coding sequence ATGGACAAATCCTTATTCATCTCCATGACCGGTGCCAGCCAGAACATGCTGGCGCAGGGCGCGCATGCCAATAATCTGGCAAACGTCAGCACGCCCGGCTTTCAGAGGGATTTCGAGCAGGCCCGGTCGATGCAGGTGTTTGGCGAAACCCATCCGACCCGCGTGTATGCCATGACCGAACGAGCCGGCACTGACCTGTCCGGCGGGCCCTTGATGGAAACCGGCCGGGAGCTGGACATCGCCATTGAAGGCGACGGCTGGATCGCGGTTCAGGCGCCCGACGGCGGTGAAGCCTATACCCGCGCCGGCAGCCTGAATATTGACACCTTCGGCATTCTTCGCACTTCAAGCGGCATGCCCGTGCTGGGCAATGGCGGTCCGATTGCGCTGCCGCCCTCCGACAAAATCGAGATCGGCACCGACGGCACCATCACCGTACGCGCCCAGGGTGAAGCGCCCAACGTACTGGCAGAAATCGACCGCATCAAGTTGGTCAATCCGCCCGGCGACCTGATGCGCAAGGGCGACGACGGCCTGATGCGCGTCGAGGGCCAGCTTGAGCAGCCGGCTGACGGCGCAATCAAGATCACCACAGGCTTTCTTGAGGGAAGCAACGTGAACGCGGTGGAGGAGATGACCTCCATGCTGTCACTCGCGCGGCAGTTCGAGCTGCACATCAAGATGATGCGTACCACCGAAGAAAACGCACAGTCCACCAACAAGATTTTGCAGATCAGCTAA
- the flgG gene encoding flagellar basal-body rod protein FlgG: MHSALWASKTGLAAQDTMLTTISNNLANVGTTGFKRDRPEFEDLLYQVKRQPGAQSTQDTQLPSGLQTGTGVKVVGTQKIFTQGSLQTTEQPLDLAINGKGFFQILMPDGNMGYTRDGSFHLDAEGRVVTSNGYPLEPGIQLPENVQSFTVGEDGTVSITVFGDPGVQEIGNLQTADFINPAGLQAIGSNLYMETAASGAPLAGNPGENGLGTVLQNTLENSNVSVVEELVNMITTQRAYEMNSKVISTADQMLQYVSQNL; the protein is encoded by the coding sequence ATGCATTCAGCACTTTGGGCAAGCAAGACCGGGCTAGCGGCTCAGGACACCATGCTTACCACCATTTCCAACAACCTCGCCAACGTCGGCACCACCGGCTTCAAACGTGACCGCCCGGAGTTCGAGGATCTCTTGTACCAGGTCAAGCGTCAGCCCGGAGCACAAAGCACCCAGGATACGCAGCTGCCGTCGGGCCTGCAGACCGGTACCGGTGTGAAAGTCGTCGGCACGCAGAAGATCTTCACCCAGGGTTCACTGCAGACTACCGAGCAGCCGCTCGACCTGGCGATCAACGGCAAGGGTTTTTTCCAGATCCTGATGCCGGACGGCAATATGGGTTACACCCGTGACGGCAGCTTTCACCTGGATGCCGAGGGGCGGGTAGTGACGTCCAACGGTTACCCCCTGGAGCCGGGTATCCAGCTGCCCGAGAACGTGCAGTCATTCACTGTGGGCGAAGACGGCACCGTCAGCATCACTGTATTTGGCGATCCGGGCGTTCAGGAGATCGGCAATCTGCAGACCGCCGACTTCATCAACCCCGCCGGCCTGCAGGCCATCGGCAGCAACCTGTATATGGAAACCGCCGCCAGCGGTGCGCCCCTGGCAGGTAACCCGGGCGAAAACGGCCTGGGCACTGTGCTGCAGAACACCCTGGAGAATTCCAACGTCAGCGTCGTCGAGGAATTGGTCAATATGATCACGACCCAGCGCGCCTACGAAATGAACTCCAAGGTGATCTCCACTGCTGACCAGATGCTGCAGTACGTCAGCCAGAATCTGTAA
- the flgH gene encoding flagellar basal body L-ring protein FlgH produces the protein MNALRSALLLVAISSLAACVQVPPKPDDPAYAPVMPRTPMPQALNNGAIYQSGFEVSLYGDRKAHRVGDIITITLQERTAARKSADSEVSKNSSTEILNPTLLGNVVGAKGLDLGVSMGGSRSADGDAKANQSNSLTGSITVTISDVLPNGLMQVRGEKWITLNNGDELIRISGLVRSDDVGPDNTVPSTRVADARITYSGTGAFANASQPGWLSQFFLSPLWPF, from the coding sequence ATGAATGCCCTGCGTTCTGCGTTGTTGCTGGTAGCCATATCGAGCCTGGCTGCCTGCGTTCAGGTACCGCCCAAGCCGGACGATCCGGCCTATGCGCCGGTCATGCCGCGCACGCCGATGCCCCAGGCATTGAATAACGGCGCCATTTATCAGTCGGGGTTTGAGGTCAGCCTGTATGGCGATCGCAAGGCGCATCGCGTCGGGGACATCATCACCATCACGCTTCAGGAACGAACTGCCGCGCGCAAAAGCGCCGACAGCGAGGTCAGCAAGAACAGCTCCACCGAGATCCTCAATCCGACGCTGCTCGGCAACGTGGTGGGCGCCAAAGGGCTCGACCTCGGTGTGAGCATGGGTGGCAGCCGCTCCGCCGATGGCGACGCCAAGGCCAACCAGTCCAACAGCCTGACCGGCTCCATCACCGTCACCATCAGCGACGTGCTGCCCAACGGCCTGATGCAGGTACGCGGGGAGAAATGGATCACCCTGAACAATGGCGACGAGTTGATTCGCATCTCCGGCCTGGTGCGCAGCGATGACGTCGGCCCCGACAATACCGTGCCCTCGACCCGGGTAGCCGATGCGCGCATTACCTACTCGGGCACCGGCGCCTTTGCCAATGCGAGCCAGCCGGGCTGGTTGAGTCAGTTCTTCCTCAGTCCACTGTGGCCCTTCTAG
- a CDS encoding flagellar basal body P-ring protein FlgI, producing MMRTLMLCLCVLLMSPLAHAERIKDIASIAGVRNNQLIGYGLVVGLDGSGDQTSQTPFTVQTFNNMLTEFGITVPPGTRIQTKNVAAVAIHADLPAFAQPGQTIDITVSSIGNSKSLRGGSLLMTPLKGADGQVYAVAQGNLVVGGFGAEGRDGSRITVNVPSVGRIPGGATVERAVASPFASGDHLTFNLNRPDFTTAKRVVDRINETFGPGVAQALNGGSIRVRAPLDPNQRVDYLSMVENLQVEQGNATAKIIINSRTGTIVIGQDVRVQPAAVTHGGLTVTITENPQVSQPNAPFNGGQTVITPSSQIDIEEGDSRMFVFNPGVSLDEIVRAVNQVGAAPGDLMAILEALKQAGALNADLVVI from the coding sequence ATGATGCGTACTTTGATGTTGTGCCTGTGCGTACTGCTGATGAGCCCGCTTGCGCATGCCGAGCGGATCAAGGACATCGCCAGCATTGCCGGCGTGCGTAACAACCAGCTGATCGGTTATGGCCTGGTGGTGGGCCTGGATGGTTCGGGTGACCAGACCAGCCAGACACCCTTTACCGTGCAGACCTTCAACAACATGCTGACCGAGTTCGGTATTACGGTCCCACCGGGCACTCGGATCCAGACCAAGAACGTTGCTGCGGTGGCGATTCATGCTGATCTGCCAGCCTTTGCGCAGCCGGGGCAGACCATCGACATCACGGTGTCGTCGATTGGTAACTCCAAGAGCCTGCGCGGCGGCAGCCTGCTGATGACTCCGCTCAAGGGTGCGGACGGGCAGGTGTATGCCGTCGCCCAGGGCAACCTGGTGGTAGGCGGTTTCGGCGCGGAAGGCCGGGATGGTTCGCGGATTACGGTGAATGTGCCCAGCGTCGGGCGTATCCCCGGCGGTGCGACCGTCGAGCGCGCTGTCGCCAGCCCTTTTGCCTCGGGTGATCACCTGACCTTCAACCTGAACCGTCCCGACTTTACTACCGCCAAGCGCGTGGTGGATCGTATCAATGAGACCTTCGGCCCGGGCGTCGCTCAGGCTCTGAACGGCGGATCAATCAGGGTGCGCGCGCCTCTTGATCCGAATCAGCGCGTCGATTATCTGTCCATGGTCGAGAATCTGCAGGTTGAACAGGGTAACGCGACCGCCAAGATCATCATCAACTCGCGCACCGGGACCATTGTTATCGGTCAGGATGTGCGTGTGCAGCCCGCTGCGGTGACCCACGGTGGTCTGACGGTGACCATCACCGAGAACCCGCAGGTAAGCCAGCCCAATGCACCCTTCAATGGCGGTCAGACTGTTATCACGCCGAGCTCGCAGATTGACATCGAAGAGGGCGACAGCCGCATGTTCGTCTTCAACCCGGGTGTATCCCTGGACGAGATCGTGCGGGCGGTGAATCAGGTGGGCGCGGCGCCGGGCGATCTGATGGCCATTCTTGAAGCGCTGAAGCAGGCCGGTGCGCTGAACGCAGACCTTGTGGTTATCTGA